The Deltaproteobacteria bacterium genomic sequence TCCGCGGTCCAGCGTCTTCACTGATTTCCTGAACGCGAGCTTCAACGCCGGCGAGGACTGGACGCTGAGCGCCGGCGCCAGCCTCACGTTGCAGGGCAAGACGCCGGCGGCGACCCGCAGCCAATTCGGCGAGAGCAGCAGCGCGGTGACGTTCTTCACCGTGGCGGCGGATTGGTCAGTGACCGACAGCTTCACCGTGGGTGCCAGCGTCGACCTCTCCCCGAAGAGCACGCAGTTCGCGGGAACGACGATCCACGTCGTGCTGCCGCAACCGATCGGCAGGGCCACCGCCGATGCGCAGGTGCGCTCCGAGACGTCCCAAGTCGATGCCGGCGTCGACGTGTCGTGGGACTCGCTCGGCCGTTCCGACCTCGAATGGTCCTTCACCGGCGGCCTGCACGTCTCGCATTACGACATCAACCAGAGCATCCCGCGCGCCCGCGCCAATGGCACGGCCCTGACGCAGGCCCAGATCGAGCAGGGCACGACGAATTACTGCGCCTCGAACCCGCAACTGGCGACCTATTGCCGGGAACTGCTCGGCACCGTGAGCGGCATTCCCACGCCGCTGGATTTCGAGCGCCTCTCCGCCGGCGCCACCGCCACATTGTACCGGGACACCGACGTCTCCTTGTTCGGCGACGTCTACCTCTACAACCAGGACCCGACGGGCAGCTTTTTCGGCTTGGCGGCGGCGGGACGCGGCCCGGGCCTGCCCATCGCGCCGCTGCGGTTCCTGCTCCGGCCCGAAGTGCTGCATCGCTTCGGCGATTTCTCCGCGCGGCTCTGGCTGGAAGGCGGCGAGTACGTCTCGGGCACCGGCGGCACGACCGCCGGCGTCGGCCTCAGGCTGCAGTACCGCTTCACCAAAGCCTGGCGCGCATGGCTCACGTTATCCGGGCAGCGCGACGTCGACGCCGCCAACAACATCACACGGTCGGGGAGCCTCGCCGCCGGCGCAGGGTACCGCTGGTGAGCACCTGCAAGTCTTGGTGTTTCTGGGCTTGCCTTGACGCGGCGCACATCGGTACGTATCATTGGTATATATCATGTCGAGACCGAAGCCGAAGCGAGCCAAGGTGTTCTGGACGGGTCGGAGCCAGGCGGTCCGCCTACCCAAGGAGTTTCGCTTCGACAGCGACACCGTTCTCGTCCGCCGCGAGGGAGATGCCGTCGTCCTGGAGCCTGCCGACGAGTGGCCCGAGGGATACGTCGAATCCTTTGCCGGCGCGCCAAAGGACTTCGCCAGGCCGCCGCAAGGTGAACCGGACGAGCGAGAGAAGCTCGAGTGAAATATCTGGTCGACACCGATACGTGCATCTACGCCCTG encodes the following:
- a CDS encoding AbrB/MazE/SpoVT family DNA-binding domain-containing protein: MSRPKPKRAKVFWTGRSQAVRLPKEFRFDSDTVLVRREGDAVVLEPADEWPEGYVESFAGAPKDFARPPQGEPDEREKLE